One genomic segment of Clavelina lepadiformis chromosome 3, kaClaLepa1.1, whole genome shotgun sequence includes these proteins:
- the LOC143449825 gene encoding NADH dehydrogenase [ubiquinone] 1 beta subcomplex subunit 5, mitochondrial-like, whose product MTLLSKALNLTQQFSSRIVLSSRQHNGKILKCVFRSGSGGPRVFRIKALQSTGLKPLLYRYLFIGLVPAVLIITYSNLFVGNAVLYDHDAEEFEPEYWEYYKHPITRFLARYVMEDPKLSYYKDIFMLEVDQRCFKQTKLINQVESLQKLEKQGIIALHQDPALTRWENDEMEEFVKKYNFGDEPSESKN is encoded by the exons ATGACTCTTCTCTCAAAAGCTCTCAACCTGACTCAGCAATTTTCCTCCCGGATTGTGTTGTCGTCACGGCAACATAATGGAAAAATACTGAAAT GTGTCTTCCGAAGTGGCAGTGGTGGCCCCCGCGTGTTCAGGATAAAAGCTCTGCAAAGCACTGGATTGAAACCTCTATTG TATCGGTATTTATTCATCGGTCTGGTGCCTGCCGTCCTGATAATCACGTACAGTAATTTATTTGTTGGCAACGCTGTGCTTTATGACCATGACGCCGAAGAATTTGAGCCCGAGTATTGGGAATATTACAAG CATCCAATCACACGATTCCTCGCTAGATATGTAATGGAAGACCCAAAGTTGAGTTACTACAAGGACATTTTCATGCTCGAAGTCGATCAGCGATGTTTCAAGCAAAC GAAGCTAATCAATCAAGTGGAAAGCTTGCAGAAGCTCGAGAAGCAGGGCATCATCGCACTGCACCAAGACCCAGCCTTGACACGATGGGAGAACGACGAAATGGAAGAATTTGTAAAGAAATACAATTTTGGAGATGAACCTTCGGAAAGCAAAAATTGA
- the LOC143448305 gene encoding large ribosomal subunit protein uL29m-like produces MHPSNLLLPILARKCLRSLMNSNAIANIRPTACLLAASNCSWNGRQEQRCFHTSRRVHGLEEFFDNPENFGKLKIRSGMAWSVDLLRRKSTEDLHKLWFVLLKERNMLNTLEQYCIDEDEPMPGPDRLEKVAESMSNLRDVIEEREEAKNMLVHGTPDGIGGEWRKNPLGATYFYKFKEHLIPEHLQEIKRGDKPADLAYFSPKLEEWHLRLEEKRLKKRGGFHFLLATKYGQIRARNRHLPKKMPEWWKRKFRTKWLYGIHPQMRIFMKHHDKDYRINSRRPHKY; encoded by the exons ATGCATCCATCCAATTTATTGTTGCCTATACTTGCTCGTAAATGCTTAAGAAGTCTAATGAATAGCAATGCCATTGCTAATATCAG GCCAACAGCATGCTTACTTGCGGCCAGTAATTGCAGTTGGAATGGCAGACAAGAACAACGCTGCTTCCATACTTCCCGTCGGGTTCATGGTTTGGAAGAATTCTTTGATAATCCCGAAAATTTTGGCAAGTTGAAAATAAGATCTGGTATGGCTTGGTCTGTGGATTTGCTGAGAAGAAAAAGCACTGAAGATTTACACAAATTGTG GTTTGTGCTGTTGAAAGAACGTAACATGTTGAACACATTGGAGCAATATTGCATCGACGAAGACGAACCAATGCCTGGACCAGATCGATTGGAAAAG GTCGCGGAATCGATGAGCAATCTGCGGGACGTGATCGAAGAGAGGGAGGAGGCAAAGAACATGTTGGTACATGGGACACCAGATGGAATCGGAG gtgAATGGAGGAAGAATCCACTTGGTGCGACGTATTTCTATAAATTCAAAGAACATTTAATCCCGGAACATCTACAGGAGATTAAACGAGGAGATAAACCCGCCGACCTCGCTTATTTCAGTCCTAAACTGGAAGAGTGGCATCT ACGATTGGAGGAAAAGCGATTGAAGAAGCGTGGAGGGTTTCACTTTCTGCTCGCGACCAAATATGGGCAGATAAGGGCGAGGAATCGTCATCTTCCGAAGAAGATGCCGGAATGGTGGAAGCGGAAGTTTAGGACGAAGTGGCTTTACGGCATCCACCCACAAATGAGGATTTTCATGAAACATCACGACAAAGATTATCGTATAAATTCCAGGCGACCTCACAAATACTAA
- the LOC143448304 gene encoding OTU domain-containing protein 3-like has translation MSGWDASRKNDQSKREERAVRKAHQNMRRQKELARSYFLDDENFAGFSNQLGTIGLKLRDIPGDGNCLFRALGDQLEGHSRNHQIHREETVKFMVENRSDFEPFLEDDCSFHDYVGKLRLDGTYAGNDAIVAFARNHGVNVVIHQLNAPMWTVNGADRGKVPQLHIAYHNGDHYSSIRKLSDNSENPAAVKLMTRSENKQGSMKRESKRNQLSPSGSKKKQIQQVANVTGCQDLKLIQETLEDNFYDVDQVIGIILQLMHYSSDEDSSNKPHSSTSNKSPPQSQIWDKNGSGSRIFGSHNVKTETKKKTTQTPKHMSNKNRKEQARKDRKKRSEERKRNAASSNHTSDSEESEIVIKNLNILTI, from the exons ATGTCAGGGTGGGATGCAAGTCGAAAGAATGATCAGTCAAAACGCGAGGAGAGAGCTGTGAGAAAAGCACATCAAAACATGAGAAGACAAAAAGAG CTTGCAAGGTCATACTTTCTAGACGATGAAAACTTTGCCGGCTTTTCTAACCAGCTGGGTACTATTGGACTTAAATTAAGGGATATACCTGGAGACGG aaattgCTTGTTCCGGGCCCTCGGTGACCAGCTGGAAGGACATTCAAGAAATCATCAAATACATCGAGAAGAAACAGTGAAGTTCATGGTGGAAAATCGAAGTGATTTTGAACCATTCCTTGAAGATGATTGTTCATTCCATGACTATG TTGGAAAATTGCGGCTAGATGGAACTTATGCGGGAAACGATGCCATTGTTGCTTTTGCCCGAAATCATGGCGTCAACGTCGTTATCCATCAGCTAAATGCTCCGATGTGGACT GTGAATGGAGCTGACAGAGGGAAAGTTCCCCAATTGCATATTGCTTATCATAATGGCGATCATTATTCGAGCATTCGGAAACTCAGTGACAATTCAGAAAACCCGGCAGCCGTTAAACTAATG ACCAGGTCCGAAAATAAACAGGGGAGTATGAAACGTGAAAGTAAAAGAAACCAGTTATCTCCAAGCGGCTCAAAGAAAAAGCAGATACAGCAAGTAGCCAATGTCACTGGATGTCAG GACTTGAAGCTTATCCAGGAGACACTTGAAGACAATTTCTATGACGTCGACCAAGTTATTGGGATAATCTTGCAACTGATGCATTACTCCTCAG ATGAAGACTCCTCTAATAAACCCCATTCATcaacatcaaataaaagtcCTCCACAAAGTCAAATATGGGATAAGAATGGGTCGGGATCGAGAATATTTGGATCTCACAACGTGAAGACTGAGACCAAGAAGAAGACGACTCAGACGCCAAAACAC atgaGCAACAAAAATCGAAAGGAGCAAGCTCGCAAGGATAGAAAGAAGAGGAGTGAAGAACGTAAAAGGAATGCGGCCTCTTCAAACCACACGAGTGATTCTGAAGAGTCAGAAATCGTCATTAAAAATCTGAATATTTTGACtatttaa
- the LOC143448306 gene encoding uncharacterized protein LOC143448306, with amino-acid sequence MKVICAGLPKTGTKSLCAALRILGFTVYDFEEQCWLIRDKLQKAMDVGCTAEEYHDMFQGVDAVTDLPACLLWEEISKAFPKAKDEKEWLKSFLHQMSVIRDNIVLRILLKFTRTGSKVTHFGDTAGRVGFGFPHSKVFKFLPINEKVLLMRYKQHNAYVMQTAPKDRFLAYNVKDGWESLCKFLDLPVPSEEFPHKNKSGVFIDELMEDSLMFRRIRQEIVVTLCVVIVLTSIFIAAFLV; translated from the exons ATGAAGGTCATATGCGCCGGGTTGCCCAAGACAGGCACCAAAAGTTTGTGCGCCGCTTTGCGAATTTTGGGTTTCACCGTCTACGATTTCGAGGAACAGTGTTGGCTCATCAGAGATAAATTGCAAAAGGCGATGGACGTCGGTTGTACTGCGGAGGAATATCACGATATGTTTCAGGGAGTGGACGCGGTCACCGACCTACCAGCTTGTCTTCTTTGGGAGGAAATTAGCAAGGCTTTTCCGAAAGCAAAG GACGAAAAAGAATGGTTGAAAAGCTTCCTTCACCAGATGAGCGTGATACGCGATAACATCGTTTTAAGGATACTGCTCAAGTTTACACGGACAGGTTCAAAGGTCACCCACTTCGGCGACACTGCAG GAAGAGTGGGCTTCGGATTCCCTCATAGTAAAGTGTTTAAGTTTCTCCCAATCAACGAGAAAGTTCTCCTGATGCGATACAAACAACACAACGCCTACGTCATGCAA ACTGCTCCAAAGGACAGATTTCTTGCTTACAATGTTAAAGACGGCTGGGAATCGCTTTGCAAATTTCTTGATCTTCCAGTCCCATCTGAAGAGTTTCcgcataaaaataaaagcggTGTCTTCATCGATGAGCTAATGGAAGATTCCTTGATGTTTCGCAGAATAAGACAGGAAATTGTTGTTACTCTTTGCGTGGTCATTGTTCTAAcatcaatttttattgcagcATTTTTGGTTTAA
- the LOC143448303 gene encoding gametogenetin-binding protein 2-like, with protein MAQGDIGAIGFDKARLVGVIHENHYPKLKPLQMPLYIDDSLVMVMQFEDHVSKKSFLIDKPETDYDDFAKKYHSLDREELEEACAIQDKDLFLSLPQLIGCVGCRRSVEHLFQQVQTLHNAVYESISVSASGIMTISQSFIENPKKLFHLFYCVRPKLYELLETLMNSKKNKRCIFHSLKMQKPNETPNENKPTLPRWCHCSIMDVWDRMCRECHEEVAMLQCDGIIRTMDQYLKKHRFCIDCKSKVQRAFHILTGEVECKTEMGFCSAIYEGLRSCNTPKMKTTEPESTKPSKHIHICCERSYIVHMLTQADTEMIGTRKERHAKTIDIAQEEVCTCLALHLYQRLHRVWHQKLTYEQTWLTLLYLGIEAIRQNFEMYIEEKIGIGRMEALCEELEQAEKDKELKLQKKRMRRKRQKKKKEQKHIGVEENSQTLTQNDELSNSEPKKLLVPPNIPSCDSKFHLCLLDMLNNQRECDCSTDAKSDEESSNELTKEEILEFERNRSQIDMQRIRLRERIRQDFENFCNTGSTNGSDIQ; from the coding sequence ATGGCACAAGGAGATATTGGTGCAATTGGATTTGACAAAGCTCGCTTGGTTGGAGTCATCCATGAGAACCACTACCCGAAGCTCAAGCCATTACAAATGCCACTGTACATTGATGACTCTCTCGTCATGGTCATGCAATTCGAAGATCACGTTTCCAAGAAGAGTTTTCTTATTGATAAGCCAGAGACTGACTACGATGATTTTGCTAAGAAGTATCACTCCCTGGATAGAGAAGAGCTTGAGGAAGCTTGTGCCATCCAGGATAAGGATCTCTTCCTCTCGTTACCTCAGTTAATTGGCTGTGTTGGTTGTCGGAGAAGTGTGGAGCATTTGTTCCAGCAGGTCCAGACTTTACACAACGCCGTCTATGAATCGATATCTGTGAGTGCTTCAGGAATCATGACCATCTCTCAGAGCTTCATTGAAAATCCCAAGAAACTGTTTCATCTTTTTTATTGTGTGCGGCCGAAACTGTATGAGCTTCTTGAAACTTTGATGAACAGTAAAAAGAACAAGCGATGCATTTTCCACTCTCTCAAGATGCAGAAACCGAACGAAACACCGAATGAGAACAAACCAACCCTTCCTCGCTGGTGTCATTGTTCTATAATGGATGTGTGGGACAGAATGTGCCGGGAATGTCATGAAGAGGTCGCGATGTTGCAATGCGATGGCATCATCCGAACCATGGATCAATACTTAAAAAAGCATAGATTCTGCATAGATTGCAAGTCCAAGGTACAAAGAGCGTTTCATATCCTGACTGGGGAAGTGGAATGCAAGACAGAAATGGGATTTTGCTCGGCAATTTACGAAGGTTTGAGAAGTTGCAACACACCCAAGATGAAAACCACTGAACCAGAGAGCACAAAGCCTTCGAAGCACATCCACATTTGCTGTGAGCGATCCTACATAGTCCACATGCTCACTCAGGCGGACACAGAGATGATTGGCACAAGAAAAGAGCGACATGCCAAAACAATCGACATTGCTCAAGAGGAGGTGTGTACCTGCTTGGCTCTTCATCTCTATCAGCGGCTCCATCGAGTGTGGCATCAGAAGTTGACGTACGAACAGACCTGGCTCACGCTTCTATATCTTGGAATCGAAGCCATCCGCCAGAACTTTGAGATGTACATCGAGGAGAAGATCGGGATTGGAAGGATGGAGGCGCTCTGCGAAGAGCTGGAGCAGGCCGAGAAAGACAAAGAGCTGAAGCTGCAGAAGAAGAGAATGAGGAGGAAGAGACAAAAGAAGAAGAAGGAGCAGAAGCACATCGGAGTTGAGGAGAATTCGCAGACTTTGACTCAAAATGACGAACTCAGCAACTCTGAGCCCAAGAAACTACTGGTGCCCCCGAACATACCCAGCTGTGATTCCAAGTTCCATCTCTGCCTGCTGGACATGCTCAATAACCAGAGGGAATGCGACTGCTCCACTGATGCCAAATCAGATGAAGAGAGCAGTAATGAGTTGACAAAGGAAGAGATTTTGGAGTTTGAGAGAAATCGTTCACAAATTGACATGCAGCGTATCCGTTTACGGGAACGGATACGacaagattttgaaaatttttgtaacaCGGGATCGACCAATGGCAGTGATATTCAATAA
- the LOC143449758 gene encoding UBX domain-containing protein 10-like has protein sequence MYKPTRPKSAKGKTRAPRSPAQRSVTQNQRQDPGTENKSTTTTRVATSRSTITSSYAAHHGTTSRRNEPDQQTKGHRNRQAEDDDVVDAKRMRSPVLNLPEINRPTSSLSKYRILPSISGTSTPSGGDNSASLYHSGHDMELLTEQAQQMILDSTLHLPRDATSPTSNKRKTEKSVEPKQKRKKVFQTQSVFAPAGKPLTKEHPRPNVPREPGPNEERLLLAIKLPDGARVERHFKPNTKLSGVLAYSYSQYPVLPISQSDIYRMDKVPKVLLEDLDLSLEEVGIKNRTVLYIEEKESF, from the exons ATGTATAAGCCTACACGGCCAAAATCTGCCAAAGGTAAAACAAGAGCGCCAAGATCCCCTGCCCAAAGAAGCGTCACTCAGAATCAGAGACAAGATCCGGGAACTGAGAACAA AAGTACAACAACCACTAGAGTTGCTACAAGTAGAAGTACCATCACTTCATCTTACGCTGCTCACCACGGCACAACCAGCCGAAGAAATGAACCAGATCAACAAACAAAAG GACACAGAAACCGTCAGGCCGAAGACGACGATGTGGTTGATGCAAAAAGAATGCGGTCACCAGTTTTAAATTTGCCGGAAATCAATCGACCAACATCGTCACTATCCAAGTACAGGATTTTGCCATCAATATCGGGCACAAGCACCCCATCTGGTGGTGATAACAGTGCCAGTCTCTACCACTCGGGGCATGACATGGAACTGTTGACGGAACAAGCACAGCAGATGATATTGGATAGTACGCTACACCTGCCACGGGACGCTACTTCACCCACCTCTAACAAGAGGAAAACAGAGAAAAGTGTCGAACCCaaacagaaacgaaaaaaagtttttcaaacccAATCCGTCTTTGCCCCAGCGGGAAAGCCCCTAACAAAGGAGCACCCCAGACCTAACGTGCCACGGGAGCCGGGACCTAATGAAGAGCGCCTCCTGCTCGCCATCAAGTTGCCAGATGGCGCCAGAGTAGAACGACATTTTAAGCCGAACACAAAATTGAGCGGTGTGCTTGCATATTCCTACTCGCAATACCCAGTACTTCCCATTTCCCAGTCCGACATCTATCGCATGGACAAAGTGCCAAAGGTGCTCTTGGAAGATTTGGATCTGTCTCTGGAAGAGGTTGGTATAAAAAACAGGACGGTGCTTTATATTGAAGAAAAAGAATCTTTTTAA
- the LOC143449689 gene encoding armadillo-like helical domain-containing protein 3, giving the protein MLRRGSEGKKPLKEKVLLLYDAIFKGEDVALENPNFWDEFFLLKVNADYLEKKFEAVTVKELVHYKEDLNLFFCKCSEYILSDHLIRMINATQTLICLFQVVLSHDNGDQSFETIDFLFGFNSADLQMQLLLRALTAILTNNPLTPVMDEDEDDERNYPPILKSLVFQLLLSIISGCDSINENPLLEYVMVEAEQIEDALIEILADPVERSRHGTHVLLTLTLLVNYCKYESMNPYIMKLSVLDNELALNGLASVISSCLSSFNRQFVSKQEETKSSGLFSTITNMVGSMFIGDSDEQKQLIKSNEAVLLALYEAVHLNRNFISVLTHSHPDTLIGTPPVTPKAGDGAGKLSTPNTPTADPTLYVGSTNNVLCTFIEYTSVIMQDTKVKQNVSSAKLCFLILTCITEDQFANSFLHDDNMIFHIQLHRMPMRHRKLSSGDDARSRPLACWLFDLCSEFLLTHMMKDFPFMQHMRCIGIIHRLMCYQKKFHIRLQYHWKGLWTALLTFAKFVLSNESSFIARWKNGVFVLLTQVVNLFNMFITFGDTFLPSPTSYDELYYEIVRMSQLFDTLHSIVMRYINHAEYKDFSTRLNNALVNIRAIIHHFRPKIDKYSKDNNIATLTEEEVLGVVRDNYDSLTLRLQDNLDHYERYSERPKEGTFFSDLVRSVVQGYRKSFVFDHIDLQKYSNIS; this is encoded by the exons ATGTTGCGACGAGGGTCAGAAGGTAAAAAACCGCTGAAAGAGAAAGTTCTTCTGCTTTATGATGCAATATTTAAG GGTGAAGATGTAGCTTTGGAAAACCCAAACTTTTGGGATGAATTTTTTCTGTTGAAG GTAAATGCAGATTATCTGGAGAAAAAGTTCGAAGCCGTCACAGTGAAGGAGCTTGTTCATTATAAAGAAGACCTGAatctatttttttgcaaatgctCGGAATATATTCTTTCAGATCATCTGATTCGGATGATCAACGCCACACAG ACACTGATATGTTTGTTTCAAGTCGTGCTCTCTCACGACAACGGCGATCAAAGCTTCGAAACGATCGACTTTTTATTTGGCTTCAACTCGGCAGATTTGCAGATGCAACTTCTCCTACGAGCTCTCACCGCGATCCTCACCAACAATCCTCTCACTCCAGTGATGGACGAAGATGAAGACGACGAAAGAAATTATCCTCCCATCCTAAAGAGTCTTGTTTTTCAGCTCCTGCTCTCGATAATCTCT GGATGTGACAGCATCAATGAGAATCCCTTGCTCGAGTACGTGATGGTGGAGGCGGAGCAGATTGAAGATGCTCTCATCGAGATCCTCGCCGATCCAGTGGAGAGGAGCAGACATGGAACACATGTTCTCCTCACATTGACACTCCTCGTCAATTACTGCAAATATGAA tCGATGAATCCTTACATCATGAAACTTTCTGTTTTGGACAATGAATTGGCTCTCAAC GGTCTCGCATCTGTCATATCATCATGTCTGTCGTCGTTCAATCGACAGTTTGTGAGCAAACAGGAGGAGACAAAGAGCAGTGGACTCTTCTCAACCATCACAAACATG GTGGGAAGCATGTTTATCGGCGATTCAGACGAACAGAAACAACTGATAAA ATCAAATGAAGCCGTGCTGCTGGCGTTGTACGAAGCTGTTCACTTAAACAGGAATTTTATCTCAGTGTTGACCCAt TCTCACCCAGATACACTTATCGGGACTCCCCCTGTGACCCCTAAAGCAGGAGACGGGGCCGGAAAGTTAAGCACCCCCAACA CACCCACAGCCGACCCAACACTCTACGTGGGCTCGACAAACAACGTCCTGTGCACATTCATCGAGTACACATCCGTCATCATGCAAGACACAAAGG TGAAGCAGAACGTGAGCAGTGCCAAGCTCTGTTTCCTCATCCTGACTTGCATCACCGAAGACCAATTCGCCAATTCCTTCCTCCACGATGACAATATGATATTTCACATCCAGCTGCATCGCATG CCGATGCGACATCGAAAACTTTCTTCAGGTGATGACGCTCGCAGCCGTCCTCTTGCCTGTTGGTTGTTCGATCTCTGCTCTGAGTTCCTCCTCACGCACATGATGAAAGATTTCCCCTTCATGCAGCACAT GCGCTGCATCGGTATAATTCATCGCTTGATGTGCTACCAGAAGAAGTTTCACATTCGGCTGCAGTATCACTGGAAGGGGCTCTGGACCG CCCTCCTCACATTTGCCAAGTTTGTTCTTTCAAATGAAAGCAGTTTTATTGCGCGCTGGAAGAACGGCGTGTTTGTGTTACTAACTCAG GTAGTGAATCTGTTTAACATGTTCATAACGTTCGGGGACACTTTCCTGCCCTCCCCCACCAGCTACGATGAGCTTTATTACGAAATAGTCAGAATGTCCCAGCTGTTTGACACGCTACACTCTATTG TCATGCGTTATATCAACCACGCCGAGTACAAAGACTTTTCAACGAGGTTAAACAATGCCCTGGTCAACATACGCGCGATCATCCACCACTTTCGCCCCAAGATTGACAAGTACTCGAAAGACAACAACATCGCGACATTGACCGAAGAAGAA GTGCTTGGTGTTGTGAGGGACAATTATGACAGTTTGACGTTGAGACTCCAGGATAATCTCGACCACTACGAAAGATACTCGGAGCGACCGAAAGAGGGAACTTTCTTCAGCGACCTG GTGCGGTCCGTGGTCCAGGGATACAGAAAATCTTTCGTGTTTGATCATATTGACCTTCAGAAGTACTCCAATATTTCATAA
- the LOC143449757 gene encoding gametogenetin-binding protein 2-like, whose translation MAQAEVDAIGFEKACLVGVIHENHYPKLKPLQMPLYIDDSLVMVMQFEDHVSKKSFLIDKPKTDYDAFAKKYHSLDREELEEACAIQDKDLFLSLPQLIGCVGCRRSVEHLFQQVQTLHNAVYESISVSASGIMTISQSFIDNPKKLFHLFYCVRPKLYELLETLMNSKKNKRCIFHSLKMQKPNENKPTLPRWCHCSIMDVWDRMCPECHEEVTTLQCDDILRTMDQYLEKHRFCIDCKSKVQKAFHILTGEVECKTEMGFCPAIYEGLRSCNTPKMKTTEPESTKPSKYIHICCERSYIVHMLTQADTEMIGTSKERHAKTIDIAQQEVCTCLALHLQQRLHRVWHQKLTYEQTWLTLLYLGIEAIRQNFEMYIEEKIGIGRMEALCEELEQAEKDKELKLQKKRMRRKRQKKKKEQKHIGVEENSQTLTQNDELSNSEPKKLLVPPNIPSCDSKFHLCLLDMLNNQRECNCSTDAKSDEESSNELTKEEILEFERNRPQIDMQRIRLRERIRQDFENFCNMGSTNDSDIQ comes from the coding sequence ATGGCACAAGCAGAAGTTGATGCAATTGGATTTGAGAAAGCTTGCTTGGTTGGAGTCATCCATGAGAACCACTACCCGAAGCTTAAGCCCTTACAAATGCCACTGTACATTGATGACTCTCTCGTCATGGTCATGCAATTCGAAGATCACGTTTCCAAGAAGAGTTTTCTTATTGATAAACCGAAGACTGACTATGACGCTTTTGCTAAGAAGTATCACTCCCTGGATAGAGAAGAGCTTGAGGAAGCTTGTGCCATCCAGGATAAGGATCTCTTCCTCTCGTTACCTCAGTTAATTGGCTGTGTTGGTTGTCGGAGAAGTGTGGAGCATTTGTTCCAGCAGGTCCAGACTTTACACAACGCCGTCTATGAATCGATATCTGTGAGTGCTTCAGGCATCATGACCATCTCTCAAAGCTTCATTGACAATCCCAAGAAACTGTTTCATCTTTTTTATTGTGTGCGGCCGAAACTGTATGAGCTTCTTGAAACTTTGATGAACAGTAAAAAGAACAAGCGATGCATTTTCCACTCTCTCAAGATGCAGAAACCAAATGAGAACAAACCAACCCTTCCTCGCTGGTGTCATTGTTCTATAATGGATGTGTGGGACAGAATGTGCCCTGAATGCCATGAAGAGGTCACGACGTTGCAATGCGATGACATCCTCCGAACCATGGATCAATACTTAGAAAAGCACAGATTCTGCATAGATTGCAAGTCCAAGGTACAAAAGGCGTTTCATATCCTGACTGGGGAAGTGGAATGCAAGACAGAAATGGGATTTTGCCCGGCAATTTACGAAGGTTTGAGAAGTTGCAACACCCCCAAGATGAAAACCACTGAACCAGAGAGCACAAAGCCGTCGAAATACATCCACATTTGCTGTGAGCGATCCTACATAGTCCACATGCTCACTCAGGCGGACACAGAGATGATCGGCACAAGTAAAGAGCGACATGCCAAAACAATCGACATTGCTCAACAGGAGGTGTGTACCTGCTTGGCTCTTCATCTACAACAGCGGCTCCATCGAGTGTGGCATCAGAAGTTGACGTACGAACAGACCTGGCTCACGCTTCTCTACCTTGGAATCGAAGCCATCCGCCAGAACTTTGAGATGTACATCGAGGAGAAGATCGGGATTGGAAGGATGGAGGCGCTCTGCGAAGAGCTGGAGCAGGCCGAGAAAGACAAAGAGCTGAAGCTGCAGAAGAAGAGAATGAGGAGGAAGAGACAAAAGAAGAAGAAGGAGCAGAAGCACATCGGAGTTGAGGAGAATTCGCAGACTTTGACTCAAAATGACGAACTCAGCAACTCTGAGCCCAAGAAACTACTGGTGCCCCCTAACATACCCAGCTGTGATTCCAAGTTCCATCTCTGCCTGCTGGACATGCTCAATAACCAGAGGGAATGCAACTGCTCCACTGATGCCAAATCAGACGAAGAGAGCAGTAATGAGTTGACAAAGGAAGAGATTTTGGAGTTTGAGAGAAATCGTCCACAAATTGACATGCAGCGTATCCGTTTACGGGAACGGATACGacaagattttgaaaatttttgtaacatgGGATCGACCAATGACAGTGATAttcaataa